Within Prinia subflava isolate CZ2003 ecotype Zambia chromosome 10, Cam_Psub_1.2, whole genome shotgun sequence, the genomic segment CAGTGCCTGGGGAGGAGCGCAAGTTTGGTCGCCAGTTCTCggtggaggctgcaggagggctgcaggACTGTGCCATGTTCTATGTGGGAGCTGAGGGCCTCGCCCTCACCAGCTTCATGCTGACCTGGAACTGCTGCCCCTTCAGCTCCTTCAACCCTGTCACCGGCTGCGGCCGCCGCGAGACCCTCAACGTCAACCGGGCCCTGATGCGCCGCCTGTACCTGGTGGAGCGGGCCCGGGATGCCAGCGTGGTGGGCATCCTGGTGGGCACCCTCGGCGTGGCGGGCTATCTGACCGTGCTGCAGCACCTCCGGGAGCTGCTCTGCCGGGCCGGCAAGCGCAGCTACACACTGGCTGTGGGGAAGCCCAACCCTGCCAAGCTGGCCAACTTCCCAGAGGTGGACGTCTTTGTCCTGGTGGCCTGCGCTCAGAACTCCCTCCTGGACTCCAGTGACTTCTACCGACCTGTAGTGACCCCCTATGAGCTGGAGCTGGCCTGCAACCCAGCCCGTGAGTGGACGGGGAACTACCTCACAGACTTCCGAGACCTGCTGCCAGGTAATAGCTAGAGACAGCTGCCCAACCCCTTCCCAGGGCATATTCCAGccagctgccctgcctgtgAGCTGTGGTTGCTCCAGGATAGATGGACCAGGCTAACACAACCGTTCCCTGGCAGGTGCCTGTGCGCATGTTGAGCTCCCACCGGCTGttcccacagcagaggctgtTCCTGATGTCTCACTGATCACAGGGAAGATGCGTGCTACCCACCTCTGTGGCCCCCCGACCTCTGAGCTGCCCCCCAGCACCACCCTGGCCTGCAGGGACCAGACACGGGCACTCGCAGAGATCAGCCCTGCAGGTTTGTGTTGGTTTCGTGGTGGGGCTGAGCCCTggtgcaggggcagtgccacCTTCTTGCTCTTGCTAACaattccctttctcctcccagcctccttCCTGGAGTCCCGCAGCTGGcggggcctggagcagcagctgggacagaccCCTGTCTCCAAGGCTGTGCAGGGCCGCCGAGGGATTGCCATTGCCTATGAGGATGAAGGGTGTGAGCAACCCTGATTCAGCAGCATTGGCATGCAGCCAGGAGTGGGGCCATGTGGGGGCCCAGGAATCGCCTCCCACTGGGTGTTGGACCTTGCTGGATGCAGCCTTGGGTCAGTAATACTGCAGTGTGAGAGCAGGAGTTGCACCTGTGTTCAGGAATGCCTGTGGCACCCTGAGGTTCAtggccagagcagcagcagggccaggagacAGGCACTTGGCCCAGACCCAGTCTCCAAGGGCTCCTCCATCCAGGGCGGTTTGTCCTCACATGGAAAGGTCACAACTTTGCAAGAGCTGACAGTGCTGGGACTTGAGGCTTTTGTGGACTACTGCTGCTAACTAAAGCTGAAGAGGATTTATGAATGAACTGTTTTTTAGAATAAAACATGGACTGAGGATCCCATATGAGTGATACCACCTGTCCCAAAGTGAAAAACGTTATCATGGTGCCCACCTGGGGAGCAAAGCCCTGTGTATCAGCTAAGACCAGGCGGAGGGAACAGAAAACCAGAACTAGGACCTCTGAGTGAAATCACAGGCTGGGCTGAGATACTAAGGCAGGGGCACGGGAACTCTGAGCATAAACAagcccctcagctgctcttATGAATGGGAATGGACTGCACAcatcctgtgctgcaggaaggacCCCATGTTTGGCAGGGGTGGAGCCCAGCCTCTCATGTGAGGCAGGGCTGTTTATGCTCCATGCTGGGCAAGCAGGACAGACTGCTTTTTGCCATCCCTCCCAAAGCCAGAGAGACACTGAGGCGTCCCAGCCTTGATTTAACCCCCTCCACTcagttcttccccagagggaaGAGATAGGCAGAGTCTGGGCACTGCAATAATGACAGCCACAACATAGAAATATTCTTAATATAATTAGGTGCAGGGCCTCCCCCCTCCCAACCACACGTACAAATGAGCAGGGGGCAaattccccctgcccagccagccactgctgcaggcacagggcgGCCTCCCCGCTGCGGGGCACAAGCACCCCcggggaagggctggggaggggctggtAGCCCGGGGACGGGACAGCCCGTGCTGGGGCAGTTCTGCCCAGGCTTCCCCTGCCCCACCACCgcctcctgcagccagcactcCTGTTCCCTTCGAGGAGGGAGCATGCTGGGGGAAACAAAGATGCTGACACCGAGATGCGGCCACCAAATCTAGCTGAGGAGCGTCCCGAGTGGGTTAATTCTAGGTGGAGGGTTATTCTATGAGCCGtactgcagcagggcagggaggatgggGGGGCTTTTCCTTGTGGGGAAGAGCTGGTCCAGGCAAATCGTCCACGGTCCTGGCCAGGTGCTCAGTAGTCTGCTGTGTATTCTGTACCATGCAGCCCTCGGCACAACAAGGTGAACTCCTTCACCATCTCCTTCACTCGCCGCTTGTTCACACGCTCTCTGCTAAGACAGAGGGAGGGGACAAACATGAAGTAGGAGGGCTGCACTGGGCCATGCAGGGGGGTCATtcctgtgggaaatgtggggcacagctgccagggcaAGTGGCACACGAACCTGAGGATCTGCTGGCTGAAGTTCTCCTTCTGCTCTGGAGTTACTCGGGCCGAGGGGAAACCATCCTGCTGCATGGCCTCCTTGATCCAGACACTCAGGAGGCTGAAGCAGTGCTTGTTCAAGGCAAAGAGGATTTCTGCAAAGTGATCCATGAGGCTGCGGGATGCCTGGCCACCGATGCCCTGCCACAGAGCAAACAACATGCAGAGCCCACATTATcactctccctgctcccacccacgCCCCTGGCTCCATAGGGATGCTGCTCAGGAATGGAGCCCAGTGCTGCCTGGGGAGCCCGTGGTCCAGTGTCTCtcacctccagcactgcctgcagcagcgCTTTGCCATTCTCATGCACGACCTGTCCCACCGGGGCGATCTCTCCACAGCGGGGCAGCAGCTCCGTCTGCAACACAGAGGCCAGGCTctctcagtgccagcacaggctgttgTGCCCACCCTCAGCCCCACTCCTGTCTTCCCAGCTCTCAGGACTCCACGATGGCATCATACTTACAAAAAAGCCACAGGATGCTTTGACTGTTGGGGCCTCGGGAAACTTGAGTGAAAGGACACCTGCAGGCAAATATCACTCAGGTTAGCAGCCAGAAAAGCCCCTGGCCATCCCAAATCAGCCCTGTGGTCCCTAGACCTTAGCTATTTAGCACCCAGCTCTACAGGAGGAGCAGGCTGACTTCTCCTCAGTGATTTGGAGCACATGCCCATGCCCGTGGTACTCACCACACTGAAACACTGCTTTGACATCCAGGTTGCTACACAGGAAGAGATCCGGTTTCCTTTTCAGAGCCTGCAAGGCACACAGACAGGCAGCATGAacctggtgctgcagaggcagccaggAAGCCTCCAAGGAACACCGTGCCCCAGACAGCCTCTACCTGGACACGCACTTACCTGAGCACACCCCCAGGAAAGGGCAGATTCACACAGTACAGCAGGAAACCATCACTTTACCCCTCCCCAAGAATTCAAACAGCCAGGCAGTTTGCTATGCCCAGGATCCACTGACCCCAGGACCTGAGGATAGGTGCCACAGTGGTGTGCAAACACTCTGACACAGAGGGCTCCAACCATCAGAGCaaatcaggcagcagcaccactcCCAGGACATGGGCAGCCAtgcagggctcagcagagaCCAGCCACCCGTGTACTTTGCTCTTCTCCTGAAGATGCTGCCATCCCTGGGGTCACAGCAACTGGTTCAAGCAGTACCCCCAGACTGCATCAGATGACAGTGAGATACCAACATTTCTTGGCAGTTCCTGAGCAGCAAGTCTGAGATCAAGaaagcttggggttttttaatgccaCACAGTGATTCCACCAGCCTCCTTGCAGgtcaggcactgctgctggagacGCCCTGAGCTGTGGCACCTTGTGCAATGACTTAGTCCCCCtggtgctggcactgagcagtTACTGGGTGGAAATGCTTCAGCCTGCACCCTCCACTCATTGAGAAGGGTTTCTGACCTGCCTCAGTGAGCCCTGCTATATTAGGCAGCCACATCCATACCCCTACCACCATAcccactgctgcagaaaagcACTGGGGATGGCAGCCatgcctcctgccctgctgtcactgcaacaccagggacagcagccatAGCACTGGAGTGGCCCCGCTGTGTGCCTGGAGCTCAGAGAGCAGCATACCAGGGCAGGCAGCCCTtgggctgagctctgtgtggaACCATTGCTGCCCTCTGTGTCTTCTCCCAGGGATAaaagcagggacacctctcagTCAACCGCACCCAGGACACACAGCCATCTGTCCCTGTGATCTCTACTTGGTGCAAAACAGACTT encodes:
- the DPH2 gene encoding 2-(3-amino-3-carboxypropyl)histidine synthase subunit 2 yields the protein MATAFSSDGEAALRRELPAAVAPAPRSDLDGFYEMGRAVAFVRDGGFRKVALQFPDELLADAVEVAGRMEAASGAEMYVLGDTTYGSCCVDEVAAEHVGAEAVLHYGPACLSPCRKLPVLHIFGQQPLDVGRCTAVFRELYPEQQSCVVVLYDVVYAHAMGELEQQLCPEYPNIIFSRLVCGDAPGPSVPGEERKFGRQFSVEAAGGLQDCAMFYVGAEGLALTSFMLTWNCCPFSSFNPVTGCGRRETLNVNRALMRRLYLVERARDASVVGILVGTLGVAGYLTVLQHLRELLCRAGKRSYTLAVGKPNPAKLANFPEVDVFVLVACAQNSLLDSSDFYRPVVTPYELELACNPAREWTGNYLTDFRDLLPGACAHVELPPAVPTAEAVPDVSLITGKMRATHLCGPPTSELPPSTTLACRDQTRALAEISPAASFLESRSWRGLEQQLGQTPVSKAVQGRRGIAIAYEDEGCEQP